A single Paraburkholderia sp. FT54 DNA region contains:
- a CDS encoding GMC family oxidoreductase, whose translation MNQDNNKVRFSHNDDKVVVIIGSGAGGGTLANELAQKGINVVVLEAGKLHTQADFTTDEWGSFQMLSWLDKRTTSGTWRIAKDFPNLPAWICKTVGGTTTHWAGASLRIQPYEFKAKTTYGDIKDANLLDWPLTREELDPYYDRASQKLGVTRTNGLPGLPGNNNFKVMSAGAMKVGYKECNTGHMAINSVVRDDRAHCFQRGFCFQGCRTGAKWSTLYTELPRAQATGHMELRTQAHVVRIETDARGKAKEVLYYDGNGKLQRQKARIVAVAGNSIETPRLLLNSHSSKFPQGLANGSGQVGRNYMRHTTGSVYAVFNDKVDMFKGTTMAGIIEDEAAFKPQRGFAGGYHMETVSLGLPFYAAFLDPGAWGPTFAQAMDQYAYTAGMWIVGEDMPRESNRVTLNTDVKDQYGQPVANVHFDDHPNDEAMREHAYKQGTAVYEAAGAKTVYRVPPYPSTHNLGTARMSARAEDGVCNRFGQTHEVSNLFISDGSQFTTGAAENPTLTIVTLAIRQADHIAAQMNKRTV comes from the coding sequence ATGAATCAGGACAACAACAAGGTGCGTTTTTCGCACAACGACGACAAGGTCGTCGTGATCATCGGCTCGGGTGCGGGCGGCGGCACGCTTGCCAATGAACTGGCGCAGAAGGGCATCAACGTCGTCGTGCTGGAAGCGGGCAAGCTGCATACGCAGGCCGATTTCACGACCGATGAATGGGGCTCGTTCCAGATGCTGTCATGGCTCGATAAACGCACCACGTCGGGCACCTGGCGCATCGCCAAGGACTTTCCGAATCTGCCCGCGTGGATCTGCAAGACGGTGGGCGGCACGACCACGCACTGGGCCGGCGCGAGTCTGCGCATCCAGCCATACGAGTTCAAGGCGAAGACGACCTACGGCGATATCAAGGACGCCAATCTGCTCGACTGGCCGCTCACGCGTGAAGAACTCGATCCGTACTACGACCGGGCCTCGCAGAAATTGGGCGTGACGCGCACCAACGGTTTGCCTGGCCTGCCGGGCAACAACAACTTCAAGGTGATGTCGGCCGGCGCGATGAAAGTCGGCTACAAGGAATGCAATACCGGCCACATGGCGATCAATAGCGTGGTGCGCGACGACCGCGCGCATTGCTTCCAGCGCGGCTTCTGTTTTCAGGGTTGTCGCACGGGCGCGAAGTGGTCGACGCTCTACACCGAATTGCCGCGCGCTCAAGCGACCGGCCATATGGAGTTGCGCACGCAGGCTCACGTGGTGCGCATCGAAACCGATGCGCGTGGCAAGGCGAAGGAGGTGCTCTACTACGACGGCAACGGCAAATTACAGCGACAGAAGGCACGCATCGTCGCGGTGGCGGGCAATTCCATCGAGACGCCGCGGCTTCTGTTGAACTCGCACTCGAGCAAATTCCCGCAAGGCCTCGCGAACGGCTCGGGCCAGGTGGGCCGCAACTACATGCGTCACACCACGGGCTCCGTGTATGCGGTGTTCAACGACAAGGTGGATATGTTCAAAGGCACCACGATGGCCGGGATCATCGAGGACGAAGCGGCGTTCAAGCCGCAACGCGGCTTCGCGGGCGGCTATCACATGGAGACCGTTTCGCTCGGCCTGCCGTTTTACGCGGCCTTTCTCGATCCGGGCGCATGGGGTCCGACGTTCGCTCAGGCGATGGATCAATACGCGTACACGGCGGGCATGTGGATCGTCGGCGAGGATATGCCGCGCGAGAGCAATCGCGTGACCTTGAATACGGACGTGAAGGATCAATACGGCCAGCCGGTTGCCAACGTGCATTTCGACGATCATCCGAACGACGAAGCGATGCGCGAACACGCATACAAGCAGGGTACGGCGGTGTACGAAGCGGCGGGCGCGAAGACGGTGTATCGCGTGCCGCCGTATCCGTCCACGCACAATCTCGGCACTGCCCGCATGAGCGCGCGCGCTGAAGACGGCGTGTGCAACCGCTTCGGCCAGACGCATGAAGTATCGAACCTGTTCATTTCGGACGGCAGTCAGTTCACCACCGGCGCGGCGGAAAATCCGACCTTGACGATCGTCACGCTGGCGATCCGCCAGGCTGATCACATCGCTGCGCAGATGAATAAACGCACGGTGTAA
- a CDS encoding Lrp/AsnC family transcriptional regulator — MSAGPRPPSTRSGKALRAPGAQSGAASLDDTDRKLLALLAEDATRTYAELGKLLFLSAPAVHERARRLKKEGVIKATVAALDAARLNRPLLAFVHVDTTSWAVTRQLLALQELADVEEIHTVTGESAMLLKVRTRDTQSLEQLLARIHAIEGFTGTRSYIALTTYLERGPSPEL, encoded by the coding sequence ATGAGCGCGGGCCCACGTCCACCTTCGACTCGCAGTGGCAAGGCGCTCCGGGCGCCGGGCGCGCAATCGGGCGCGGCCTCGCTCGACGACACCGACCGCAAGCTGCTCGCGCTGCTCGCCGAAGACGCCACGCGCACTTACGCGGAACTCGGCAAGCTGCTGTTTCTGTCGGCGCCCGCGGTCCACGAGCGCGCCCGGCGATTGAAGAAGGAAGGCGTGATCAAGGCCACTGTCGCGGCTCTCGATGCCGCCAGGCTCAACCGCCCGTTGCTCGCGTTCGTGCATGTCGATACGACGAGCTGGGCGGTGACGCGGCAATTGCTGGCGCTGCAGGAGCTAGCGGACGTCGAGGAGATTCACACGGTGACGGGCGAAAGCGCGATGCTGCTCAAAGTCCGCACGCGCGACACGCAGTCGCTCGAACAACTGCTCGCGCGCATTCACGCAATCGAAGGATTTACCGGCACGCGCAGCTATATCGCGCTGACGACCTATCTGGAGCGCGGCCCGAGTCCTGAACTCTGA
- a CDS encoding VOC family protein, whose translation MAKLIHTMIRVQDLPRSLQFYQKAFNFDVSHRLDFPDFTLAYLRNQEADTEIELTWNKGREEPYSHGDGYGHIAFVVDDAKSERQRLLDLGMAPNDLREFHNDNGELLARYFFIQDPDGYKIEVLERYGHYQ comes from the coding sequence ATGGCCAAACTCATCCACACGATGATTCGCGTGCAGGATCTGCCGCGCTCGCTGCAGTTCTATCAAAAGGCTTTCAACTTCGACGTATCGCATCGGCTCGACTTTCCGGATTTCACGCTGGCCTATTTGCGCAACCAGGAAGCCGACACCGAAATAGAACTCACCTGGAACAAAGGCCGCGAGGAACCGTATTCGCACGGTGACGGCTATGGCCACATCGCGTTCGTTGTCGACGATGCGAAAAGCGAGCGACAGCGTCTGCTCGATCTCGGTATGGCGCCCAACGACCTGCGCGAGTTTCACAACGACAACGGCGAGCTGCTGGCGCGTTACTTTTTCATTCAGGACCCTGACGGTTACAAGATCGAAGTGCTGGAACGCTACGGCCACTATCAATAG
- a CDS encoding DUF2000 domain-containing protein: MEFDTKVAIIVLDDLAVWQKLNVTAFLATGIAGAAPEAMGEPYEDAAGRRHAPLLGQPMMVYQADNAGLLRAFRQGIERELTRAVYVRAMFSTGHDQANREVFRAEPADAPDLVGLAVRGPKKAVEKAVKGLALHA; this comes from the coding sequence ATGGAATTCGATACGAAAGTCGCGATCATCGTGCTGGACGATCTCGCCGTGTGGCAAAAACTCAATGTGACCGCATTTCTCGCAACGGGAATCGCGGGCGCGGCACCGGAGGCGATGGGCGAGCCATACGAGGACGCGGCGGGCCGCCGGCACGCGCCGCTGCTCGGCCAGCCGATGATGGTTTATCAAGCGGACAATGCGGGTTTGCTGCGCGCGTTTCGCCAGGGCATCGAACGCGAATTGACGCGCGCCGTGTATGTGCGCGCGATGTTTTCGACCGGCCACGATCAGGCGAACCGCGAGGTATTCCGCGCCGAACCCGCCGATGCGCCCGACCTCGTCGGGCTCGCTGTGCGCGGCCCGAAGAAGGCGGTCGAGAAAGCCGTAAAAGGTCTCGCGCTGCACGCGTGA
- a CDS encoding acyl-CoA synthetase: MNLDGQTYESLAANFAWRIPARYNIGVDVCDKWADSSGRLALIYEDPEGNATRYTFDQLKALSDRFANALLAAGAQRGDRIGIFLSQSIETAIAHLAAYKAGMVAVPLFALFGVDAIEHRLGDSGAVALITDHGGVQKVDEIRASLPALRSVFSVDIEQDNGGQQAPVRSFWQALNGASASFTPADTGADDPAVIIYTSGTTGKPKGALHGHRVLLGHLPGVEMSQQGFPAHATLMWTPADWAWIGGLFDVLLPSWHHGVAVLARRFAKFDGQAAFDLMARHAVSHTFLPPTALKMMRGVERPERWSLALRSVASGGESLGEELIGWGRKALGVTINEFYGQTECNVVVSSCAALFDPCFGAIGRAVPGHHVAIVDSDGNELPQGAIGDIAVAAPDPVMFLGYWGNEAATREKFRGKFLVTGDLGTRDADGFIRFVGRDDDVITSAGYRIGPASIEDSLLRHPAVATAAVIGAPDRERTEIVMAFVVLNPGFTGDEALVREIQQHVKTRLAAHEYPREIRFVDSLPLTATGKVIRKALREGLGQDAGNPAAKPEPQR, translated from the coding sequence ATGAACCTCGACGGCCAGACCTACGAATCGCTCGCGGCGAACTTCGCCTGGCGCATCCCGGCGCGCTACAACATCGGTGTCGACGTATGCGATAAATGGGCCGACAGTTCGGGCCGTCTTGCGCTGATCTACGAAGATCCCGAAGGCAACGCCACACGCTATACGTTCGACCAGTTGAAGGCGCTGTCCGATCGCTTCGCCAATGCGCTGCTCGCAGCGGGCGCGCAACGTGGCGACCGCATCGGCATCTTCCTGTCGCAATCCATCGAAACGGCGATCGCGCATCTTGCTGCGTACAAAGCCGGCATGGTGGCCGTGCCGCTCTTCGCGCTCTTCGGCGTCGACGCGATCGAACATCGACTCGGCGATAGCGGCGCGGTGGCGTTGATCACCGATCACGGCGGCGTGCAGAAGGTCGACGAAATCCGCGCGTCGTTACCGGCGCTGCGCAGTGTCTTCAGCGTGGATATCGAGCAGGACAACGGCGGCCAGCAAGCGCCGGTGCGTTCATTCTGGCAGGCGCTGAACGGCGCGTCCGCCAGCTTCACGCCCGCCGACACCGGCGCCGACGATCCCGCGGTCATCATCTATACATCGGGCACGACTGGCAAACCGAAGGGCGCGCTGCACGGGCACCGCGTGTTGCTGGGTCATCTGCCGGGCGTCGAGATGTCGCAACAGGGCTTTCCCGCGCACGCCACGCTGATGTGGACGCCCGCCGACTGGGCGTGGATCGGCGGCCTGTTCGACGTGCTGCTGCCGTCGTGGCATCACGGTGTCGCGGTGTTGGCGCGCCGCTTTGCGAAATTCGACGGCCAGGCGGCTTTCGATCTGATGGCGCGTCACGCGGTCTCGCACACGTTTTTGCCGCCGACCGCGCTGAAGATGATGCGCGGCGTCGAACGTCCCGAACGCTGGAGCCTCGCGTTGCGTTCGGTGGCGAGCGGCGGCGAGTCGCTCGGCGAGGAACTGATCGGCTGGGGCCGCAAGGCGCTGGGCGTGACGATCAACGAGTTCTATGGGCAGACGGAGTGCAACGTCGTGGTGTCGTCGTGCGCGGCGCTCTTCGACCCGTGCTTCGGCGCGATTGGCCGCGCGGTGCCGGGGCACCATGTGGCGATCGTCGACAGCGATGGCAACGAACTGCCGCAAGGAGCAATCGGCGATATCGCGGTGGCCGCGCCCGACCCGGTCATGTTCCTGGGCTACTGGGGCAACGAGGCGGCCACGCGCGAAAAATTTCGCGGCAAGTTTCTCGTGACAGGCGACCTCGGTACGCGCGACGCGGACGGCTTCATCCGTTTCGTCGGCCGCGACGACGACGTGATCACGAGCGCCGGCTACCGGATCGGGCCGGCCTCGATCGAAGATTCATTGCTGCGTCACCCGGCTGTTGCGACGGCGGCCGTGATCGGCGCGCCGGATCGCGAGCGCACGGAGATCGTGATGGCGTTCGTGGTGCTGAACCCAGGCTTTACCGGCGATGAGGCGCTCGTGCGCGAGATCCAGCAGCACGTCAAAACGCGCCTCGCCGCGCATGAATATCCGCGCGAGATTCGCTTTGTCGACAGCCTGCCGTTGACGGCGACCGGCAAGGTGATCCGCAAGGCCTTGCGCGAGGGCCTGGGACAAGACGCGGGCAATCCCGCGGCCAAACCTGAACCACAGCGATGA
- a CDS encoding tat (twin-arginine translocation) pathway signal sequence — translation MKTTVIPIVASDHARHVQRHEHEHPHEHSHEDGDAQRAAKAAAAALRISLTRRELLRGTGVLMGTLAFSSVLSTLAPSRAWALELQGLDTHQGEVILAFTRQLYPHPTLDNAVYALVVKDLDAKAKADPAVRQQLADGVKQLDAQAGSDWLKRTPADQATDVAALAGTPFFNTIRSTAVVSLYANTMAYAHFGYGASEGDGGYLTKGFNSLSWLPNPPAAASGPIPTDS, via the coding sequence ATGAAGACAACGGTCATCCCGATCGTCGCGTCGGATCACGCACGCCATGTGCAGCGTCATGAGCATGAGCATCCGCATGAACACTCCCATGAAGACGGCGACGCGCAGCGCGCGGCGAAGGCTGCAGCGGCCGCGTTGCGGATTTCGCTCACGCGGCGCGAGCTATTGAGAGGCACAGGTGTGCTGATGGGCACGCTGGCGTTCTCGTCTGTACTGTCGACGCTGGCGCCGAGCCGCGCCTGGGCGCTCGAACTGCAAGGGCTGGACACGCACCAGGGCGAAGTGATTCTGGCCTTTACGCGGCAGCTCTATCCGCACCCCACGCTCGACAACGCGGTCTATGCGCTGGTGGTCAAGGACCTCGACGCGAAAGCGAAAGCCGATCCGGCGGTACGCCAGCAACTTGCGGACGGCGTCAAACAACTCGACGCGCAAGCGGGTTCCGACTGGCTCAAGCGTACGCCCGCGGATCAGGCGACAGACGTCGCCGCGCTCGCGGGCACGCCGTTCTTCAACACGATACGCAGCACCGCGGTGGTTTCGCTTTACGCCAACACCATGGCGTATGCGCACTTCGGCTACGGCGCTTCGGAAGGCGACGGCGGCTACCTGACCAAGGGGTTCAACAGTCTTTCGTGGCTGCCCAATCCGCCGGCTGCCGCCAGCGGCCCGATCCCGACGGATAGCTAG
- a CDS encoding benzoate-CoA ligase family protein: MEALLDKTANQAAATVEPPPALFNFAAYLFRLNETRAAKTAYIDDTGSTTYGELEERARRFASALRTLGVHPEERVLLVMLDTVALPVAFLGALYAGVVPVVANTLLTPADYVYMLTHSHARAVIASGALLQNVTQALDSAEHDGCQLIVSQPCEGEPLLAPLLEELIDAAAPAAKAAATGCDDIAFWLYSSGSTGKPKGTVHTHANLYWTAELYAKPILGIEESDVVFSAAKLFFAYGLGNGLTFPLSVGATAILMAERPTADAIFTRLVKHRPTVFYGVPTLYANMLVSPNLPARADVAMRICTSAGEALPREIGERFTAHFGCEILDGIGSTEMLHIFLSNRAGAVEYGTTGRPVPGYEVELRDDAGHAVADGEVGDLYIKGPSAAVMYWNNREKTRATFLGEWIRSGDKYCRLANGCYVYAGRSDDMLKVSGQYVSPVEVEMVLVQHDAVLEAAVVGVDHGGLVKTRAFVVLKREFAASEILADELKAFVKDRLAPHKYPRDIVFVDDLPKTATGKIQRFKLREQS; the protein is encoded by the coding sequence ATGGAAGCCCTGTTGGACAAGACGGCGAACCAGGCCGCCGCGACAGTCGAACCGCCGCCCGCGCTATTCAATTTCGCGGCCTACCTGTTTCGACTGAACGAGACGCGCGCCGCCAAGACCGCCTATATCGACGACACCGGCAGCACCACTTACGGTGAACTGGAAGAACGCGCGCGACGCTTCGCGAGCGCGCTGCGCACGCTCGGCGTGCATCCCGAAGAGCGCGTGCTGCTCGTGATGCTCGATACCGTCGCGCTGCCGGTGGCCTTTCTCGGCGCGCTCTACGCGGGCGTCGTGCCGGTCGTCGCGAACACGCTGCTCACACCGGCCGACTATGTGTACATGCTCACGCATAGCCACGCACGCGCCGTGATCGCCTCGGGCGCGTTGCTGCAGAACGTGACGCAGGCGTTGGATTCCGCCGAACATGACGGTTGTCAGTTGATCGTCTCGCAGCCGTGTGAGGGCGAGCCGCTTCTCGCGCCCTTGCTCGAAGAACTGATCGATGCCGCCGCGCCCGCCGCCAAAGCCGCCGCAACGGGTTGCGACGACATTGCCTTCTGGCTGTATTCGTCCGGTTCGACCGGCAAGCCGAAGGGCACGGTCCACACCCATGCGAATCTGTACTGGACCGCTGAGTTGTATGCAAAGCCGATCCTCGGCATCGAAGAGAGCGACGTGGTGTTCTCCGCGGCCAAGCTGTTCTTTGCGTACGGTCTCGGCAATGGCTTGACGTTTCCGCTGTCGGTCGGCGCCACGGCGATACTGATGGCGGAGCGCCCCACCGCCGACGCGATTTTCACGCGCCTCGTCAAACATCGCCCGACGGTGTTTTACGGCGTGCCCACGCTCTACGCGAACATGCTGGTGTCGCCCAATCTGCCCGCGCGCGCCGACGTCGCGATGCGCATCTGTACGTCGGCGGGCGAAGCGTTGCCGCGCGAAATCGGCGAGCGCTTCACCGCGCACTTCGGCTGCGAGATTCTCGACGGCATCGGCTCGACCGAAATGCTGCATATCTTCCTGTCTAATCGCGCGGGCGCGGTCGAATACGGCACGACGGGCCGCCCGGTGCCGGGCTACGAAGTCGAGTTGCGCGACGATGCCGGTCATGCGGTGGCCGATGGCGAAGTCGGCGATCTGTACATTAAAGGGCCGAGCGCCGCGGTGATGTACTGGAACAACCGCGAGAAGACGCGCGCCACCTTTCTGGGTGAATGGATCCGCAGCGGCGACAAATACTGCCGGCTGGCGAACGGCTGCTATGTCTACGCGGGCCGCAGCGACGACATGTTGAAGGTCAGCGGCCAATACGTCTCGCCCGTCGAAGTGGAAATGGTGCTGGTGCAACACGACGCGGTGCTCGAAGCGGCAGTGGTTGGCGTCGATCACGGCGGCCTCGTCAAGACTCGCGCGTTCGTGGTGTTGAAGCGTGAATTCGCGGCGTCTGAGATACTCGCGGATGAGTTGAAGGCCTTCGTGAAGGACCGTCTCGCGCCGCATAAATATCCGCGCGATATCGTGTTCGTCGACGATCTGCCGAAGACCGCAACCGGAAAAATTCAACGCTTCAAACTGCGCGAGCAGTCATAG
- a CDS encoding alpha/beta hydrolase, giving the protein MQNPAMGNVADTTAASDFADLPATASQGPLRIEYRWVNDAAGDAPIAVFLHEGLGSIAMWRDWPQVLCERLGMRGLVYSRPGYGLSTPRPHEVKWPIDFMTAQARDILPALLDALDIDMHERGRMWVIGHSDGGSITLLYAALHPDELAGAVAIAPHVFVEDISVESIAQTRQLYETTDLRGKLSRYHADVDSAFYGWNDIWLNPAFRQWSIAEELASIRKPLLAVQGHDDNYGTMAQIDTIALHVPHARLVKLDACGHSPHRDAPGPLNEAIAAFVLNQR; this is encoded by the coding sequence ATGCAGAACCCCGCCATGGGCAACGTTGCCGACACGACCGCCGCCAGCGACTTTGCTGATTTGCCCGCTACCGCGTCGCAAGGGCCGTTGCGCATCGAGTATCGCTGGGTGAATGACGCGGCCGGCGACGCGCCGATCGCCGTCTTCCTGCACGAAGGCCTCGGTTCGATCGCGATGTGGCGCGACTGGCCGCAAGTACTGTGCGAGCGGCTCGGCATGCGCGGGCTCGTTTATTCGCGACCCGGCTACGGGCTCTCCACGCCGCGCCCGCATGAAGTGAAGTGGCCCATCGATTTCATGACAGCGCAGGCGCGCGATATCCTGCCCGCCTTGCTCGACGCACTCGATATCGACATGCATGAACGCGGGCGCATGTGGGTGATCGGCCATAGCGACGGCGGCTCGATCACGCTGCTGTACGCGGCGCTCCATCCCGACGAACTGGCTGGCGCGGTGGCGATCGCGCCGCATGTCTTCGTCGAAGATATTTCGGTGGAAAGCATCGCGCAGACCCGACAGCTCTACGAAACCACCGACCTGCGCGGCAAGCTCAGCCGCTATCACGCGGACGTCGATTCCGCGTTCTATGGCTGGAACGACATCTGGTTGAATCCGGCCTTCAGGCAATGGTCGATCGCGGAAGAATTGGCCTCTATTCGCAAGCCGTTGCTCGCCGTGCAAGGGCATGACGACAACTACGGCACGATGGCCCAGATCGATACCATCGCCCTACACGTGCCGCATGCGCGCCTGGTCAAGCTCGACGCTTGTGGACACTCGCCGCATCGCGACGCGCCGGGGCCGTTGAACGAAGCCATTGCGGCATTCGTTTTGAATCAACGCTAG
- a CDS encoding phosphocholine-specific phospholipase C translates to MTSKNRRDFLRSAAHAAGSATALSMLPLGIRNALAIPANNQTGTIRDVEHIVVLMQENRSFDHYFGTLKGVRGFGDTRAINLPNGKPVWYQPLAADAGFVLPFRPTAPNLGLQFLQDLAHDWTSTHAAWNGGRYDQWVPAKSATTMAYFTREDIPFHYQLADAFTICDAYHCSLMGSTDPNRYYMWSGWAGNDGNGGGPVIDNAELGYGWSTYPEVLQNAGISWKIYQDIGIGLDANGAWGWTQNPYIGNFGDNSLLYFNQYRNAQPGNPLYDNARTGTNAAKGDGFFDILKRDVQNNALPQVSWIVAPEAYSEHPNWPTNYGAWYIDQVLQILTSNPEVWSKTVLLINYDENDGFFDHVSPPFAPSSSANGLSTVDTSNENYPGNANIPAGPYGLGPRVPMLVVSPWSKGGYVCSELFDHTSVIRFIEKRFGNESNLGESNITPWRRAVCGDLLSAFNFSNPNEAFPTLPGTSGYVPPDQDRHPDYVPMPPAIQAVPKQEPGVRPARAVPYELFVRVHGEGATNQLTMRFVNTGRAGAVFLVYAAQSLDAPRTYTVEAGKRLQDQLPLNADGSYDFTVYGPNGFLRRFAGKPVSRNWWSGSDIARPEVEEGYDVANGNLQLRLENVGSAPSQFKIVNAYDPDNVIRQTVRGGDTDQVYLDLRNAHGWYDLAITVNTDPLFARRFAGHVETGKSSMSDPALGS, encoded by the coding sequence ATGACTTCAAAAAATCGCCGTGATTTTCTGCGCTCCGCCGCGCATGCAGCCGGGTCCGCCACCGCGCTGAGCATGTTGCCGCTGGGCATCCGCAACGCGCTCGCCATTCCCGCCAACAACCAAACCGGCACCATTCGCGACGTGGAGCATATCGTCGTGCTGATGCAGGAAAACCGCTCGTTCGACCACTACTTCGGCACGCTCAAGGGCGTCCGGGGTTTCGGCGACACGCGTGCAATCAATCTGCCGAACGGCAAGCCTGTCTGGTATCAACCGCTCGCGGCAGATGCCGGCTTCGTGCTGCCGTTCCGCCCGACCGCGCCCAATCTGGGTCTGCAATTCCTGCAGGATCTCGCGCACGACTGGACCAGCACGCACGCTGCGTGGAACGGCGGCCGCTACGATCAATGGGTGCCCGCCAAGAGCGCCACAACGATGGCCTATTTCACGCGCGAAGACATTCCGTTTCACTATCAGCTCGCCGATGCCTTCACGATCTGCGACGCGTACCACTGCTCGCTGATGGGATCGACGGACCCGAACCGCTACTACATGTGGAGCGGCTGGGCCGGCAACGACGGCAACGGCGGCGGTCCCGTGATCGACAACGCCGAGCTCGGCTACGGCTGGTCCACGTATCCCGAAGTGCTGCAAAACGCGGGCATCTCGTGGAAGATCTATCAGGACATCGGCATCGGTCTCGACGCGAACGGCGCCTGGGGCTGGACGCAGAACCCGTACATCGGCAACTTCGGCGACAACTCGCTGCTCTACTTCAATCAGTACCGCAACGCGCAGCCCGGCAATCCGCTGTACGACAACGCGCGCACCGGCACCAACGCCGCGAAGGGCGACGGCTTCTTCGATATTCTCAAGCGCGACGTGCAGAACAACGCGTTGCCGCAAGTGTCGTGGATCGTCGCGCCCGAAGCGTATTCCGAGCATCCGAACTGGCCGACGAACTACGGCGCGTGGTACATCGATCAGGTCTTGCAGATTCTCACGTCCAATCCCGAGGTGTGGAGCAAGACGGTTCTGCTGATCAATTACGACGAGAACGACGGCTTCTTCGACCACGTGTCGCCGCCGTTCGCACCGTCGTCGAGCGCGAACGGGTTGTCCACCGTCGACACCAGCAACGAAAACTATCCAGGCAATGCGAATATTCCCGCCGGCCCATACGGACTCGGACCGCGCGTGCCGATGCTGGTCGTGTCGCCGTGGTCGAAAGGCGGCTACGTCTGCTCGGAACTGTTCGACCACACGTCGGTGATCCGCTTCATCGAAAAGCGTTTCGGTAACGAGAGCAATCTCGGCGAATCGAACATCACGCCGTGGCGCCGCGCGGTCTGCGGCGACCTGCTGTCGGCGTTCAACTTCAGCAATCCCAACGAGGCCTTCCCGACGCTGCCGGGCACGAGCGGCTACGTGCCGCCGGATCAGGATCGCCATCCGGATTACGTGCCGATGCCGCCGGCAATCCAGGCGGTACCGAAACAGGAACCCGGCGTGCGCCCCGCTCGCGCGGTGCCATACGAGTTGTTCGTGCGCGTGCATGGCGAAGGCGCGACGAACCAGCTCACGATGCGTTTCGTCAACACGGGCCGCGCCGGCGCGGTGTTTCTCGTCTACGCCGCTCAAAGTCTCGACGCGCCGCGCACCTATACGGTCGAAGCCGGCAAGCGACTGCAGGATCAGTTGCCGTTGAACGCCGACGGTAGCTACGATTTCACCGTGTACGGCCCGAATGGCTTTCTGCGCCGCTTCGCGGGCAAGCCGGTGTCGCGCAACTGGTGGAGCGGCTCCGACATCGCGCGGCCTGAAGTCGAGGAAGGGTATGACGTCGCGAACGGCAATCTGCAATTGCGCCTCGAGAACGTGGGCAGCGCGCCTTCCCAGTTCAAGATCGTCAACGCTTACGATCCGGACAACGTAATCAGGCAGACGGTGCGCGGCGGGGATACCGACCAGGTCTACCTCGATCTGCGCAACGCCCACGGCTGGTACGACCTTGCCATTACGGTCAATACGGATCCGCTGTTCGCACGGCGCTTTGCCGGACACGTCGAGACCGGCAAGAGCAGCATGAGCGATCCGGCGCTGGGCAGTTAA
- a CDS encoding DUF5594 family protein, whose translation MRPESAARFDQEFAPRIAEAIAACFATTVHTEVLPYGGHGHPTRLRIHATPIEDMRQYPHPLNLYLTWDSDEIERLMDAQGQARFAGYLAALPRKLAAWNHARELDFLSHTQADPVALIGGLDFES comes from the coding sequence ATGCGTCCGGAGAGTGCCGCCCGTTTCGATCAAGAGTTCGCGCCTCGCATCGCCGAGGCGATTGCCGCCTGTTTCGCTACTACCGTGCATACCGAAGTGCTCCCGTACGGCGGTCATGGGCATCCCACGCGCCTGCGGATTCATGCAACGCCCATCGAAGACATGCGCCAATATCCGCATCCGCTGAATCTGTATCTGACCTGGGACAGCGACGAAATCGAGAGACTGATGGACGCGCAAGGGCAGGCGCGTTTCGCCGGCTATCTGGCGGCGCTGCCGCGCAAGCTCGCGGCCTGGAACCATGCGCGCGAACTGGATTTTCTCTCGCATACGCAGGCCGATCCGGTGGCCTTGATCGGCGGACTCGACTTCGAGTCGTAA
- a CDS encoding ribbon-helix-helix domain-containing protein, with protein sequence MCGIYINADPILYESRTRSLRIHGVITTVRLENLFWDVLHEIAARENMTTSQFAVKLYDELIALRGEMPTNFASFLRVCCLRYLSMRTEKGASAPDAVPEPAAALNETKPRILKTV encoded by the coding sequence ATGTGTGGGATATACATCAACGCGGATCCGATCCTGTATGAATCGCGCACGCGCTCGTTGCGCATTCACGGCGTGATCACCACGGTGCGGTTGGAAAATCTGTTCTGGGACGTGCTGCACGAAATCGCCGCGCGCGAAAACATGACGACCAGCCAGTTCGCCGTGAAGCTTTACGACGAACTGATCGCGCTGCGTGGCGAGATGCCGACTAACTTCGCGTCGTTTTTGCGGGTGTGCTGTTTGCGCTATCTGTCGATGCGCACGGAGAAGGGTGCCAGTGCACCTGATGCGGTGCCCGAGCCCGCGGCCGCGCTGAACGAAACGAAGCCGCGGATCCTGAAGACGGTTTGA